Proteins found in one Coffea eugenioides isolate CCC68of chromosome 5, Ceug_1.0, whole genome shotgun sequence genomic segment:
- the LOC113772555 gene encoding vascular-related unknown protein 1: MSSSINKFIGSRGTAQSTAEESGWTQYFDDFSSDQKEHDSSSYSNGSPSLVSDAASPNKKESGPCSAFSDQQVPRRLNVKEKRTKKYSCDDLEDTASSPVNSPKVSSLKPMDSTYRRTDESISNFRGKETRPVALHQSDERSSINFDGKNNGYVELKKKGLCLMPFSMVLHYLG, encoded by the exons ATGAGTTCTTCTATCAACAAATTTATAGGTTCTCGAGGAACAGCACAATCTACAGCTGAGGAATCTGGATGGACTCAATATTTTGACGATTTTTCATCAGATCAGAAGGAACATGATAGCTCATCATATTCAAATGGTAGCCCTTCTTTGGTTTCTGATGCAGCTTCTCCCAACAAAAAGGAAAGCGGTCCATGTTCTGCATTTTCTGACCAGCAGGTCCCCAGGAGATTGAATGTCAAGGAAAAAAGAACCAAGAAATATTCTTGTGATGATCTGGAAGACACTGCTTCTTCACCTGTCAATAGCCCCAAG GTTAGTAGTTTGAAGCCGATGGATTCGACTTACAGAAGAACAGATGAAAGTATTAGCAATTTTCGG GGAAAGGAAACCAGACCAGTTGCTTTACATCAATCAGATGAAAGAAGCAGCATAAACTTTGATGGAAAGAATAATGGCTATGTGGAGTTGAAGAAGAAAGGACTTTGCCTGATGCCATTCTCCATGGTTCTCCACTACCTGGGCTAG